One window of Quercus robur chromosome 5, dhQueRobu3.1, whole genome shotgun sequence genomic DNA carries:
- the LOC126727303 gene encoding uncharacterized protein LOC126727303 has translation MSLTPMSFLTIFLLLHLPLTATSSIHNLLESQGLPAGLFPDSVKSYSLDQNGLLEVHLDQPCLAKFETRVHFDSVIRANLSFGGLKGLEGLSQEELFLWLPVKDIIVNDPSSGLILFDIGVAHKQLSLSLFEDPPVCKPQGLILEKNSRKMNMGFQVQR, from the exons ATGTCTCTGACACCTATGTCCTTCTTGACGATctttcttctcctccatcttcctctcACAGCCACCTCTTCCATCCACAACCTTCTTGAAAGCCAAGGCCTTCCGGCTGGGCTTTTCCCAGACAGTGTAAAGTCATACAGCCTAGACCAAAATGGACTTCTAGAGGTTCATTTGGACCAGCCATGCTTAGCCAAGTTTGAGACAAGAGTACACTTTGATAGTGTAATCAGGGCTAACCTCAGCTTTGGTGGGCTCAAAGGGTTGGAGGGTCTGAGTCAGGAAGAGCTTTTTCTATGGCTGCCAGTGAAAGATATCATAGTGAATGATCCATCTTCAGGGCTGATTTTGTTTGATATTGGTGTTGCTCATAaacaactctctctttctctgtttgAAGATCCTCCAGTTTGTAAGCCTCAAG GCTTAATATTGGAGAAGAATAGCAGGAAGATGAATATGGGATTTCAAGTTCAAAGATAA